In Variovorax sp. OAS795, a single window of DNA contains:
- a CDS encoding NADP-dependent oxidoreductase, translating into MKALTFKRYGKSPDIGFTEVPRPTLEPDELLVQVHAAGVNPIDNMIPTGLFKAVVKFEFPATLGSDLAGVVMEVGSRVTRFKPGDAIFASIFDTGAGSIAEFAAVPEGAAALKPANLDFVQAASMPMVGLTSWQALKERLKLQAGQQVFIPAGSGGIGTFAIQLAKHLGAKVGTTTSTGNVELVRGLGADEIVDYKKQEFENVLRGYDAVLGTVRGDAMEKAVGILKPGGAMVSLVGPLDAAFARARGLNFVLTFVFAMMSRKIKRLAKQRGVSYSFLFARPDGHQLAEIGGLLAAERIRPVIDKVFPFEQAKEALEYLAQGRARGKVVVKVR; encoded by the coding sequence ATGAAAGCACTCACCTTCAAGCGCTACGGCAAATCGCCCGACATCGGGTTCACCGAGGTACCCCGCCCCACCCTCGAGCCCGACGAGCTGCTGGTGCAGGTGCACGCCGCGGGCGTCAACCCGATCGACAACATGATCCCGACGGGGCTCTTCAAGGCTGTCGTGAAGTTCGAGTTTCCGGCCACGCTGGGCAGCGACCTCGCCGGCGTGGTGATGGAAGTCGGCAGCCGCGTGACCCGCTTCAAGCCAGGCGATGCGATCTTCGCCAGCATTTTCGACACGGGCGCGGGCTCGATCGCCGAGTTCGCGGCGGTACCCGAAGGCGCTGCCGCGCTGAAGCCGGCCAACCTGGACTTCGTGCAGGCCGCATCGATGCCCATGGTCGGGCTCACTTCGTGGCAAGCACTGAAGGAGCGCTTGAAACTTCAAGCCGGCCAGCAGGTGTTCATCCCGGCGGGCTCCGGCGGTATCGGTACGTTTGCCATTCAGCTGGCCAAGCACCTGGGCGCCAAGGTCGGAACGACCACCAGCACGGGCAACGTCGAACTGGTACGCGGCCTCGGCGCCGACGAGATCGTCGACTACAAGAAGCAGGAATTCGAGAACGTGCTGCGCGGCTACGACGCGGTGCTGGGCACGGTGCGGGGCGACGCGATGGAAAAGGCGGTCGGCATCCTCAAGCCGGGCGGCGCGATGGTCTCGCTGGTCGGGCCGCTGGACGCGGCGTTCGCCCGGGCGCGCGGGCTGAACTTCGTCCTGACCTTCGTGTTCGCGATGATGAGCCGAAAGATCAAGCGGCTCGCAAAGCAGCGCGGCGTCAGCTACTCGTTTCTCTTTGCCCGCCCCGACGGGCACCAGCTCGCCGAGATCGGCGGACTCCTCGCGGCCGAGCGCATCCGCCCGGTGATCGACAAGGTGTTTCCGTTCGAGCAGGCGAAGGAAGCCCTCGAGTACCTCGCCCAGGGACGCGCCCGGGGCAAGGTGGTCGTCAAGGTGCGATAG
- a CDS encoding phospholipase D family protein gives MNTPPSLAAWRAACEPLACRFCIAALHHMELARVLCAAALALLSLLAGCAALPGEVHRIASHARTDVEDSALARIAAASLPDMEGAAGEATEISGVRLLPGGDQAFDARIALAQAARHTLDAQYYVVADDASGRQFLRALRDAAARGVRVRLLVDDLYTGGDDPMLAGLATHGNVQVRVFNPLPVRSGGLRTRVLLSLHEIGRVNRRMHNKLFIADNSFAITGGRNIADAYFGRSKPANFIDMDALVAGPAVRALSASFDAFWNGPLSYPFEAIASGGGTAAGARERFAAVLSELGPVLPPADERDALGRGPVGAQIAQGRVDLVPAKVRVVADAAMQGAAVDDAGGSPDEPEGTLRREGPAMGPVMAANLDLFRTARAEVLVVSPYFVPMPRMIEALADASRGGARVAVMTNSLATTDEPLVHHGYARYRGALLQMGAALYELMPASEPHPAWSGTESARGSLGRLHAKLAVIDRRWFYVGSMNMDRRSAHCNTELGLIVDSPALAAELADLIQRVRMPASFAVSAAPDGGGLQWSFLRDGQRRVLRREPETSWPQRLRWSLLSLVVDEDLL, from the coding sequence ATGAACACCCCACCGTCTCTTGCCGCATGGCGTGCCGCATGCGAACCGCTTGCGTGCCGGTTCTGCATCGCCGCGCTGCATCACATGGAGCTCGCCCGCGTGCTGTGCGCCGCGGCCTTGGCGCTGCTCTCGCTGCTGGCGGGCTGCGCCGCGCTGCCGGGCGAGGTGCACCGCATCGCATCGCATGCGCGCACCGACGTGGAAGACAGCGCGCTTGCACGCATTGCCGCGGCGTCGCTGCCGGACATGGAAGGTGCGGCGGGCGAAGCCACCGAGATCTCCGGCGTGCGCCTGCTGCCGGGCGGCGACCAGGCCTTCGATGCACGCATCGCGCTCGCGCAGGCCGCGCGCCACACGCTCGATGCGCAGTACTACGTGGTGGCCGACGACGCCTCGGGGCGGCAGTTCCTGCGCGCGCTGCGCGATGCGGCCGCGCGCGGCGTGCGCGTGCGCCTGCTGGTGGACGACCTGTACACCGGCGGAGACGACCCGATGCTGGCCGGCCTGGCCACGCACGGCAACGTGCAGGTGCGCGTGTTCAACCCCCTGCCCGTGCGCAGCGGCGGCCTTCGCACGCGCGTGCTGCTGTCGCTGCACGAGATCGGCCGCGTGAACCGGCGCATGCACAACAAGCTCTTCATTGCCGACAACAGCTTCGCGATCACCGGCGGGCGCAACATCGCGGACGCGTACTTCGGGCGCAGCAAGCCGGCCAACTTCATCGACATGGACGCGCTCGTGGCCGGGCCCGCGGTGCGCGCGCTGTCGGCGAGCTTCGACGCCTTCTGGAACGGGCCCCTCTCCTACCCGTTCGAGGCCATCGCATCGGGCGGCGGCACGGCGGCCGGTGCGCGCGAGCGCTTCGCCGCGGTGCTGAGCGAGCTCGGCCCCGTGCTGCCGCCGGCCGACGAGCGCGATGCGCTGGGACGTGGCCCGGTCGGCGCGCAAATCGCGCAGGGGCGGGTCGACCTGGTGCCCGCGAAAGTGCGCGTGGTGGCCGACGCCGCCATGCAAGGCGCTGCGGTCGACGATGCCGGCGGCAGCCCCGACGAGCCCGAAGGAACGCTGCGCCGTGAAGGCCCGGCAATGGGCCCGGTGATGGCCGCGAACCTCGACCTTTTCAGGACGGCGCGCGCCGAGGTGCTCGTCGTCTCGCCCTACTTCGTCCCCATGCCCCGCATGATCGAAGCGCTGGCCGATGCGAGCCGCGGCGGTGCGCGCGTGGCGGTGATGACCAACTCGCTCGCCACCACCGACGAGCCGCTGGTGCACCACGGCTATGCACGCTACCGCGGCGCCCTGCTGCAGATGGGCGCCGCGCTCTATGAGCTCATGCCCGCCAGCGAACCGCATCCCGCCTGGAGCGGCACCGAAAGCGCGCGAGGCTCTCTCGGCCGGCTGCACGCCAAGCTGGCAGTGATCGACCGGCGCTGGTTCTACGTGGGCTCGATGAACATGGACCGGCGCTCCGCGCACTGCAACACCGAGCTCGGCCTGATCGTCGACAGCCCCGCGCTCGCCGCCGAGCTGGCCGACCTGATCCAGCGCGTGCGCATGCCCGCGAGCTTTGCCGTGAGCGCCGCGCCGGACGGCGGCGGCCTGCAATGGAGCTTCCTGCGCGACGGGCAGCGCCGGGTGCTGCGCCGCGAGCCGGAAACGAGCTGGCCGCAGCGCCTGCGCTGGTCGCTGCTGTCGCTGGTGGTGGACGAGGACCTCCTGTGA
- a CDS encoding SDR family oxidoreductase, with translation MKIENSVALVTGANRGIGLAFARELLARGARKVYVGARDTATITQAGVQALRLDVNNPEDVAAAAALATDVTLVVNNAGIAQPGGFLAADSEEVARRIFETNFFAVLRVSKAFAPILKANGGGALLNVLSVASWVNGGELAAYSASKSAAWSLTNALRTELAAQKTQVLGLHMAYVDTDLTRGFDVPKSSAEDIVARAFDGLEAGADEVLADELTQQVRRGMTAPRPSYLPQTA, from the coding sequence ATGAAGATCGAGAATTCCGTCGCCCTGGTCACGGGCGCCAATCGCGGCATCGGCCTGGCATTCGCACGCGAGCTGCTCGCGCGCGGTGCCCGCAAGGTCTACGTGGGTGCACGCGACACCGCCACCATCACGCAAGCCGGCGTCCAGGCCCTTCGGCTGGACGTCAACAATCCCGAAGACGTGGCCGCCGCCGCGGCATTGGCAACCGACGTGACGCTGGTGGTCAACAACGCCGGCATCGCCCAGCCCGGCGGCTTTCTCGCGGCCGACAGCGAAGAGGTGGCGCGGCGCATCTTCGAGACCAACTTCTTTGCGGTCCTGCGCGTGAGCAAGGCCTTTGCGCCGATCCTCAAGGCCAACGGCGGCGGCGCTCTGCTCAATGTGCTGTCGGTCGCCTCGTGGGTCAATGGCGGCGAGCTGGCCGCCTATTCGGCGAGCAAGTCGGCCGCGTGGTCGCTCACCAATGCGCTGCGCACCGAGCTCGCGGCGCAGAAGACCCAGGTGCTGGGGCTGCACATGGCCTATGTCGACACCGACCTCACGCGTGGCTTCGATGTGCCCAAGTCGAGCGCCGAGGACATCGTCGCGCGCGCGTTCGACGGCCTCGAAGCCGGCGCCGACGAGGTGCTGGCCGATGAGCTCACCCAGCAGGTCAGGCGCGGCATGACCGCGCCCAGGCCCAGCTACCTGCCGCAAACGGCCTGA
- a CDS encoding response regulator transcription factor: MKVLLVDDHEIVWNGTRLLLERMAAEIEPGRPFHFEAVRDAEQACQLDAAGIDLLLLDYHLPQLSGVAALKAVKAHFEATPVCMQSAESSPQRVREVIEAGAAGFIPKSYRLEDMEAALRVVLRHRVYLPAEFVLADDVTRARDADELPREDLARFLRVELSPRQRQVLALAIRGMPAKLIARQLLIAEGTVKVHLSMVYRALGARNRTDALCRVFDAQAAWALEAT; encoded by the coding sequence ATGAAGGTTCTGCTGGTCGATGACCACGAGATCGTCTGGAACGGCACGCGCCTGCTGCTGGAGCGCATGGCCGCCGAGATCGAACCCGGCCGCCCGTTCCACTTCGAAGCCGTGCGGGACGCCGAACAGGCCTGCCAGCTGGACGCCGCCGGCATCGACCTGCTGCTGCTCGACTACCACCTGCCCCAGCTCTCCGGCGTGGCCGCGCTCAAGGCCGTGAAGGCGCACTTCGAGGCCACGCCCGTGTGCATGCAGTCGGCCGAGAGCTCGCCGCAGCGCGTGCGCGAGGTCATCGAGGCCGGCGCGGCCGGCTTCATTCCCAAGTCGTACCGGCTCGAGGACATGGAGGCGGCGCTGCGCGTGGTGCTGCGCCACCGGGTCTACCTGCCGGCCGAGTTCGTGCTGGCCGACGACGTGACCCGCGCGCGCGACGCCGACGAACTGCCGCGCGAAGACCTCGCCCGCTTCCTTCGCGTCGAGCTCTCTCCGCGCCAACGCCAGGTGCTGGCGCTGGCCATCCGCGGCATGCCGGCCAAGCTGATCGCGCGCCAGCTGCTGATTGCCGAGGGCACGGTGAAGGTGCACCTGTCGATGGTCTACCGGGCGCTGGGCGCGCGCAACCGCACCGACGCCCTGTGCCGCGTCTTCGACGCGCAGGCGGCATGGGCGCTCGAGGCCACCTAG
- a CDS encoding TetR/AcrR family transcriptional regulator: MIRIMRNAKHNARTAAKEASHERIVSAAARAIRRSGYDGTGVADIMKEAGLTHGAFYAHFPSREAMLAEAAARACAETAAATASVVASVPSEQALASMMRTYLSPEHVAQVELGCPLAALGSETPRQAPEVRRVTTRHIKEMIDFVARQSPDWGQPAAHERALATVATLVGTLVLARAVDEPALSASLCEAALKQLAAR; the protein is encoded by the coding sequence ATGATACGCATCATGCGAAACGCAAAGCACAACGCTAGGACAGCCGCCAAGGAAGCGTCGCATGAGCGCATCGTCTCCGCGGCCGCGCGGGCGATCCGCCGCAGCGGCTATGACGGCACGGGTGTGGCCGACATCATGAAGGAGGCCGGGCTCACGCACGGCGCCTTCTATGCCCACTTTCCGTCCCGCGAGGCCATGCTGGCCGAAGCCGCGGCCCGTGCATGCGCCGAAACGGCCGCCGCAACCGCCAGCGTCGTGGCCAGCGTGCCGTCGGAACAGGCCCTGGCTTCCATGATGCGCACCTACCTTTCGCCCGAGCATGTGGCGCAGGTGGAGCTAGGTTGCCCGCTGGCGGCACTGGGCTCCGAAACGCCGCGCCAGGCGCCCGAAGTGCGCCGCGTGACCACGCGCCACATCAAGGAAATGATCGATTTCGTCGCTCGCCAGTCGCCGGACTGGGGGCAGCCCGCTGCCCACGAACGCGCACTCGCGACCGTCGCCACGCTGGTGGGCACGCTGGTGCTGGCGCGCGCGGTCGACGAACCCGCGCTCTCGGCCAGCCTGTGCGAGGCGGCGCTGAAGCAGCTGGCCGCGCGCTGA
- a CDS encoding hybrid sensor histidine kinase/response regulator, with product MAAARDELDERRLQVVAEQAVGLRWQILLTAVVVAAIVWRDVPAPWVLGWFAAVIASREWRAAALARMAADRTRPIGERLRATVNWNVLIGACNGSAALFMVQLDPTLDAVLTMILVSWGAGAVSTSATVMPAFLVYAGLLFVPTAAMWLLAGGWLGWGVGALVLMFFGVQTRFARRNLATFEESFGIRAENQALAQSLEFERAQLAIARDQAVSANNDKSRFLAGASHDLRQPLQAMALNVGALRHVAMAPDARAIVEVVDSSLEQLRAMLDALLDVSKLDAGVVVAQPQRVRIDRLLTAVVASFGAAASARDVGLRADCPPGLEVQTDPDLLRRMLANLVDNAIKFSPTGGQVEVQVCVRDAPGASTGEVELTVQDRGPGIAPENHRLVFEDLVQLQAVGAAAAHAAGHGLGLGIVRRMAELLGVPVELESSLGAGACFRLRLPRAMPDAGAPEGERGGAPWSLAGRCVLVLEDDPMVRGAYLNALGAMGCRVLSAATLDEALAQVGEPDAVVVDCRLGGGVSGFEAAERLRGQRRASPALPALPIVMVTADTGPAVVEAARRQALPLLRKPVDDRGLGRALAAAIEGS from the coding sequence ATGGCCGCCGCGCGCGACGAGCTCGACGAACGGCGCCTGCAGGTGGTTGCGGAGCAGGCCGTGGGCCTGCGCTGGCAGATCCTGCTCACCGCCGTGGTGGTGGCGGCCATCGTGTGGCGCGACGTTCCGGCGCCCTGGGTGCTCGGCTGGTTCGCGGCCGTGATCGCCAGCCGCGAGTGGCGCGCCGCGGCGCTCGCGCGCATGGCCGCCGACCGCACCCGCCCCATCGGCGAGCGGCTGCGCGCCACCGTGAACTGGAACGTGCTGATCGGCGCCTGCAACGGCTCGGCGGCGCTGTTCATGGTGCAGCTCGACCCGACGCTCGATGCCGTCCTGACGATGATCCTGGTGTCGTGGGGTGCGGGCGCGGTGTCCACCAGCGCCACCGTGATGCCCGCTTTCCTGGTCTACGCGGGCCTGCTCTTCGTGCCCACCGCAGCCATGTGGCTGCTGGCCGGCGGCTGGCTCGGCTGGGGCGTGGGCGCGCTGGTGCTGATGTTCTTCGGCGTGCAGACGCGCTTCGCGCGGCGCAACCTCGCGACCTTCGAGGAGTCGTTCGGCATCCGCGCCGAGAACCAGGCGCTGGCCCAGTCGCTGGAGTTCGAGCGCGCGCAGCTGGCCATCGCGCGCGACCAGGCGGTGAGCGCCAACAACGACAAGAGCCGCTTCCTGGCCGGCGCCAGCCACGACCTGCGCCAGCCGCTGCAGGCAATGGCGCTCAACGTGGGCGCGCTGCGGCACGTGGCGATGGCGCCCGATGCGCGCGCGATCGTCGAGGTGGTCGACAGCAGCCTGGAGCAGCTGCGCGCCATGCTCGACGCGCTGCTCGATGTCTCCAAGCTCGATGCCGGCGTGGTCGTTGCCCAGCCCCAGCGCGTGCGGATCGACCGGCTGCTGACCGCCGTGGTGGCGAGCTTCGGCGCGGCGGCGTCGGCGCGCGATGTCGGGCTGCGCGCGGACTGTCCGCCGGGCCTGGAAGTGCAGACCGACCCCGACCTGCTGCGCCGCATGCTGGCCAACCTCGTGGACAACGCGATCAAGTTCTCGCCCACGGGTGGGCAGGTCGAAGTGCAGGTCTGCGTGCGCGATGCCCCCGGCGCATCGACGGGCGAGGTCGAGCTGACCGTGCAGGACCGCGGCCCCGGCATCGCGCCCGAGAACCATCGCCTCGTGTTCGAGGACCTGGTGCAGCTCCAGGCGGTGGGCGCCGCCGCTGCGCATGCCGCGGGGCACGGCCTCGGCCTGGGCATCGTGCGGCGCATGGCCGAACTGCTGGGCGTGCCGGTCGAGCTCGAGTCCAGCCTCGGTGCGGGTGCCTGCTTCCGCCTGCGGCTGCCGCGCGCCATGCCGGACGCCGGCGCACCCGAAGGTGAGCGCGGCGGCGCGCCCTGGAGCCTGGCCGGGCGCTGCGTGCTGGTGCTGGAGGACGACCCGATGGTGCGCGGCGCCTACCTCAACGCGCTCGGGGCGATGGGCTGCCGCGTGCTGTCCGCCGCCACGCTCGACGAGGCGCTGGCGCAGGTCGGGGAGCCCGACGCGGTGGTGGTCGACTGCCGGCTCGGCGGCGGCGTCTCGGGCTTCGAAGCCGCCGAGCGGCTGCGCGGGCAGCGCCGCGCATCGCCCGCACTGCCCGCACTGCCGATCGTCATGGTCACCGCCGACACCGGCCCGGCCGTGGTCGAGGCCGCGCGGCGCCAGGCGCTGCCGCTGCTGCGCAAGCCGGTCGACGACCGGGGGCTCGGCCGCGCGCTGGCCGCAGCCATCGAAGGTTCCTGA